The following coding sequences lie in one bacterium genomic window:
- a CDS encoding PAS domain S-box protein: MYYIHGFEALVGSKSQELDAVVKLKRNELSNWLDEVKRDGAWLQNSDYPKKTITSILLNPSNKILHQEINLLFTSLIAHEDYEFVAVYDSVGKFLAGTRDNRTPLTDKLVKIAKTSIRLKQIQVCDICRESTADSSLSLEFIVPIVAVDKSGKSVPGVVVISIDPSVSLFPIFSSIPVANKSIECILAQKEGDSIEFLTKLRYQSTEQRQFRVSFREDLPVAQPFFGKEGVFTGFDYRNEKVVSSVYRVPDSDWVIVAKIDLNELKEQDALRYYSILFVMFLTILTCGSIIYSIHRYQQHDFLKRKLEDEQERSALESELRKERERSEEAVRTQSRQLDSYFMHSLDLLCIASTDGYFLRLNKEWENTLGYKLDDLEGKRFLDMVHPDDLQATLDAVSRLAGDNAVLNFVNRYRKRDGTYRFIEWRSYPHEGVIFAAARDITDRLKAEEALRASEATAKETAYWLQRSQRIGRLGSYVLDVNTGVWQSSEVLDVVFGIEKDYEKTVASWAAIVHPDYRERMIKYFTDHVVRDRNLFDSVYKIVRQNDGAERWVHGLGELSVDEHGNILTMFGTIQDITDLQNANVANEELAQQWQQTFDAVSDGIAIIDPERRIVRFNQAFLNFTDLASEQITNQFCHKIIHNTDDHLPECPIERAKQTLRREVMEVSSNNRHLEVVVDPMTDKAGQFIGVVHVMRDVTERKNLEMQLAQSQKMDALGRLAGGVAHDFNNLLTVFSGTAELIKVSLPDNDPIQDTLDQLLTTVQRGSTLTRQLLAFSRNQPMQPRALNLNRVIDDMQKMLHRLIGEDVELIFILGGDLPSIYADAGQIEQVIMNLVVNARDAMPRGGKITIETEFYESVEETLHQYQSITPGKYCRIVVSDTGCGMSEEVLQHALEPFFTTKPAGKGTGLGLSTVHGIVKQSKGYLTIYSEPNIGTAIKIYFPISEETPDEMVIKTDIHVALGSERILVIEDEPHIRELVSKVLSNTGYMVVTASDGEEAWTILQTDDKFDLMVSDVIMPRMGGIELYQRISENKLPIKVLFMSGYTLESGLHTIQALNTPFIHKPFSAQVLLEAIRKALTT, encoded by the coding sequence ATGTACTACATACATGGTTTTGAAGCGCTCGTTGGATCAAAGTCACAGGAATTAGATGCGGTAGTCAAACTAAAACGAAACGAACTTTCCAATTGGTTAGATGAGGTAAAACGCGATGGCGCGTGGTTACAGAATAGCGATTATCCCAAGAAAACGATCACGAGTATTTTGTTAAATCCTTCCAACAAGATTTTACATCAAGAAATCAACCTTCTCTTTACATCACTTATTGCTCATGAGGATTATGAATTCGTAGCCGTGTATGATTCCGTAGGCAAATTTCTTGCTGGTACCCGCGACAACCGTACTCCACTGACCGACAAACTGGTAAAAATTGCAAAGACTTCAATCAGACTCAAACAAATACAAGTATGTGATATCTGCCGCGAAAGCACCGCCGATTCCTCGCTGAGTTTAGAGTTCATCGTTCCCATTGTTGCTGTGGATAAAAGTGGCAAATCAGTACCAGGGGTCGTGGTCATTTCCATTGATCCTTCAGTATCACTCTTTCCAATATTCTCGTCGATTCCGGTTGCAAATAAATCGATTGAGTGCATCTTAGCCCAAAAGGAAGGTGATAGCATTGAGTTTCTTACAAAACTCCGTTATCAATCTACTGAGCAGCGGCAATTCAGAGTGTCTTTTCGCGAAGATCTTCCGGTTGCACAGCCATTCTTTGGCAAAGAGGGAGTGTTCACCGGTTTTGATTATCGAAATGAGAAGGTCGTTTCTTCGGTTTACCGGGTACCGGATTCTGATTGGGTAATCGTTGCAAAAATCGATTTGAACGAATTGAAAGAGCAGGATGCTCTCCGGTATTACAGTATTCTTTTTGTAATGTTTCTAACCATTCTGACTTGCGGCTCCATCATCTATTCGATTCACCGTTATCAACAACACGATTTTTTGAAACGTAAACTCGAAGACGAACAGGAACGCAGTGCTTTAGAGTCGGAGCTGAGAAAAGAGCGTGAGCGCAGCGAAGAAGCAGTGCGGACACAGAGTCGACAGTTAGACAGTTATTTCATGCATAGCCTCGACTTGTTGTGTATCGCCAGCACCGACGGTTATTTCTTACGTTTGAACAAAGAGTGGGAGAATACATTAGGATACAAACTTGATGACCTTGAAGGTAAGCGGTTTCTCGACATGGTACATCCGGATGATTTGCAAGCAACATTAGATGCCGTATCACGCTTAGCTGGGGATAATGCTGTTCTAAACTTTGTTAACCGTTATCGCAAAAGAGATGGGACCTATCGATTCATCGAGTGGCGGTCGTATCCCCATGAGGGTGTCATCTTTGCTGCGGCAAGAGATATCACCGACCGTTTGAAAGCGGAAGAGGCATTACGAGCAAGTGAAGCAACCGCCAAAGAAACTGCATATTGGCTGCAAAGATCACAGCGAATTGGACGATTAGGATCGTATGTCCTCGATGTAAATACTGGAGTCTGGCAAAGTTCAGAAGTGTTGGATGTCGTATTCGGAATCGAAAAAGACTACGAAAAAACCGTTGCTTCCTGGGCGGCAATCGTGCACCCCGATTACCGCGAACGCATGATAAAGTACTTTACCGACCACGTTGTTCGTGATCGAAATCTCTTTGATAGTGTCTACAAAATCGTTCGGCAGAATGATGGCGCTGAGCGCTGGGTGCACGGATTAGGGGAGTTGTCGGTCGATGAGCATGGCAATATTTTGACGATGTTTGGGACGATTCAAGACATCACCGATTTGCAAAACGCGAATGTTGCTAACGAAGAACTTGCGCAACAATGGCAACAGACATTTGACGCTGTATCAGATGGTATTGCAATCATTGACCCCGAACGGAGAATCGTTCGTTTCAATCAGGCTTTTCTCAATTTCACTGACCTCGCTTCCGAGCAGATTACCAACCAATTTTGCCACAAGATTATCCATAATACTGACGATCATTTGCCTGAATGTCCGATAGAACGAGCAAAGCAAACGCTCAGACGTGAAGTAATGGAGGTAAGTTCAAACAATCGTCACTTAGAAGTCGTCGTTGACCCAATGACCGATAAAGCAGGGCAGTTTATCGGAGTAGTTCACGTGATGCGCGATGTCACAGAACGCAAAAACCTTGAAATGCAATTAGCACAGTCACAAAAAATGGACGCGTTAGGACGATTAGCGGGCGGCGTTGCCCATGACTTTAACAATCTCCTCACGGTTTTTTCGGGGACTGCTGAGCTAATAAAAGTTTCGCTACCGGACAATGATCCTATACAAGACACCTTAGATCAACTTTTAACTACTGTGCAGCGTGGCTCAACCTTAACCCGTCAACTACTGGCATTCAGCCGCAATCAGCCAATGCAGCCAAGAGCACTGAATCTGAATCGTGTCATCGACGATATGCAAAAGATGTTGCATCGGTTAATCGGGGAGGACGTTGAACTCATTTTCATTTTGGGTGGCGATCTACCATCAATTTATGCTGATGCCGGACAAATCGAACAGGTGATCATGAATCTCGTGGTGAACGCCCGTGACGCGATGCCGCGCGGTGGAAAGATTACCATCGAGACCGAATTCTACGAATCTGTCGAAGAGACTTTACACCAATATCAGAGTATAACGCCCGGTAAGTATTGTCGAATCGTAGTGAGTGATACCGGATGTGGTATGTCGGAAGAGGTTCTGCAACACGCATTAGAACCGTTCTTTACTACGAAACCGGCAGGTAAGGGAACCGGTTTGGGACTCTCAACCGTCCATGGGATTGTCAAACAGTCAAAGGGGTATTTAACAATTTACTCCGAACCGAATATCGGTACAGCCATCAAGATCTACTTCCCGATTTCAGAAGAAACACCGGATGAAATGGTGATTAAAACCGATATCCACGTGGCGCTTGGTTCCGAGCGAATTCTCGTTATCGAGGATGAGCCACATATCCGGGAGTTAGTTTCCAAAGTCCTTAGTAATACCGGTTACATGGTTGTAACGGCATCGGATGGAGAGGAGGCGTGGACGATTCTTCAAACCGATGATAAATTCGATCTAATGGTATCGGATGTTATCATGCCGCGAATGGGTGGGATTGAACTTTATCAACGGATAAGCGAAAACAAACTGCCAATTAAGGTACTATTTATGTCGGGGTACACACTGGAAAGCGGGTTGCACACGATTCAAGCCTTAAACACGCCGTTCATCCACAAACCGTTTTCTGCGCAAGTGCTGCTCGAAGCGATTCGAAAAGCATTAACCACATGA
- a CDS encoding leucyl aminopeptidase produces the protein MTYRYASGALVDLATPLLIVLAKEGTNPKKGLFLSLDDLVGGTLQPALATGDFTGKTGEGIMVYGRGGARIKRMILWGLGKDMISNDTWRLACGQAAVYARNMGIRKFSILIDPTTTDKLGTPELTEGAIVGTGLSLYQFNRHKTVDLEKIKDVEEITLYVEKAKDKKPLEESGARAEILLDGITLARDLQSGPPNVITPTYLARTAEGISQDLKLILHIFDEEALKRMNANGILAVGSGSAEPTFLIVMEYRGGKRGDPPLCIVGKGLCFDSGGLNLKPGDSIRGMKYDMSGSATVLGTLKTAAAMRLPVNVVGVIPAVMNMPDGRAYRPDDIIMMMNGKSVEVDNTDAEGRIVLADALHYAVSTYKPRGVIDLATLTGAIVIALGHHATGLFTNDEDLANKVIAAGERAGEHCWRMPMFDEYRAQIKSDVADMKNTGGRDGGSITAAFFLKEFVGDTPWVHLDIAGTANDVKGKAIYPSGVGTGVGVRLLIELMKTWE, from the coding sequence ATGACATACCGATATGCATCCGGTGCATTAGTTGATCTTGCCACCCCACTACTTATCGTATTGGCGAAGGAGGGGACGAATCCGAAAAAAGGACTCTTCCTTTCGCTGGACGATTTGGTCGGAGGGACCCTGCAACCGGCTCTTGCGACTGGAGACTTCACGGGAAAAACCGGCGAAGGTATTATGGTGTATGGCAGAGGCGGTGCACGAATCAAGCGAATGATTCTCTGGGGATTGGGTAAAGACATGATTTCGAACGATACATGGCGGCTAGCCTGTGGGCAGGCGGCAGTGTACGCTCGGAACATGGGAATCCGTAAATTTTCTATTCTGATCGATCCCACCACTACCGATAAACTTGGTACTCCTGAATTGACCGAAGGTGCTATCGTTGGTACCGGGTTATCGCTATATCAATTCAACCGGCATAAGACCGTCGATCTTGAAAAAATTAAAGACGTCGAAGAAATCACCCTGTATGTCGAAAAAGCTAAGGACAAGAAACCATTAGAGGAATCCGGCGCTCGTGCGGAAATTTTGCTGGATGGCATTACCCTCGCTCGCGATTTACAAAGCGGACCACCGAACGTAATCACTCCAACCTATCTTGCCCGTACCGCGGAAGGCATTTCGCAGGATCTTAAACTGATTCTGCACATCTTTGACGAAGAAGCACTCAAGCGAATGAATGCGAATGGTATTCTCGCGGTAGGCAGCGGTTCCGCCGAACCCACGTTCTTAATCGTTATGGAGTACCGGGGTGGCAAGCGGGGCGATCCACCGCTATGTATTGTTGGAAAAGGGCTCTGCTTTGATAGCGGCGGTTTGAACCTGAAACCGGGCGACAGCATCCGCGGCATGAAGTACGATATGAGCGGCTCGGCGACTGTATTAGGTACTTTGAAGACCGCAGCAGCGATGCGGTTGCCAGTGAATGTGGTTGGCGTAATTCCCGCCGTCATGAATATGCCGGATGGCCGCGCCTATCGTCCTGACGACATCATTATGATGATGAATGGAAAATCGGTCGAAGTGGACAACACCGATGCTGAAGGCCGGATCGTATTAGCCGATGCCCTGCATTACGCGGTATCGACTTACAAACCACGTGGCGTGATCGATCTTGCAACCCTAACCGGTGCGATTGTCATTGCATTGGGGCACCATGCGACCGGATTGTTTACCAACGACGAAGACTTAGCGAATAAAGTCATTGCCGCAGGTGAGCGTGCCGGTGAACACTGCTGGCGGATGCCGATGTTCGATGAGTACCGCGCCCAGATCAAGAGTGACGTTGCTGATATGAAGAATACCGGCGGCAGGGATGGCGGTTCCATAACGGCTGCATTCTTCCTGAAAGAATTTGTTGGTGACACCCCGTGGGTACATCTTGACATCGCAGGAACGGCTAACGACGTAAAAGGGAAGGCAATTTACCCGAGCGGGGTTGGCACCGGGGTTGGTGTCCGACTCCTCATCGAATTGATGAAGACTTGGGAATAA
- a CDS encoding redoxin domain-containing protein — MIVPIGKSAPQFSLPLITGATVNLHNLLKSDPLLLLFFKVNCPTCQYSVSFVERLYGMGVPVYGVCQTLDNRQIHSFVQTYQTSFPILVEQPGYDVSNAYGIEVVPTVFLLNSVGIVVAGFEAFDKAGFLTLAKLCGKTSPFRSPESIPVYKAG; from the coding sequence ATGATTGTCCCGATAGGCAAATCGGCACCCCAGTTTTCACTTCCTTTGATAACTGGAGCTACCGTTAACCTCCACAATCTGCTGAAATCAGATCCCTTGTTACTCTTGTTTTTCAAGGTGAATTGCCCGACTTGTCAGTATTCGGTTTCGTTTGTTGAACGCTTGTATGGAATGGGTGTTCCGGTTTATGGTGTTTGTCAAACGCTCGATAACCGGCAGATTCATTCGTTCGTACAAACCTATCAAACTTCGTTTCCAATTTTAGTGGAACAACCGGGATATGATGTATCGAATGCCTACGGCATCGAAGTCGTTCCTACTGTATTCCTGTTGAATTCCGTTGGAATCGTGGTTGCCGGCTTTGAAGCTTTTGATAAAGCTGGTTTTTTAACGTTAGCTAAGCTGTGTGGAAAAACGTCGCCCTTTCGGTCGCCAGAGTCGATCCCGGTATACAAAGCGGGTTGA